A genomic region of Saccopteryx bilineata isolate mSacBil1 chromosome 1, mSacBil1_pri_phased_curated, whole genome shotgun sequence contains the following coding sequences:
- the ELFN2 gene encoding protein phosphatase 1 regulatory subunit 29 produces the protein MLRLGLCAAALLCVCRPGAVRADCWLIEGDKGYVWLAICSQNQPPYETIPQHINSTVHDLRLNENKLKAVLYSSLNRFGNLTDLNLTKNEISYIEDGAFLGQSSLQVLQLGYNKLSNLTEGMLRGMGRLQFLFVQHNLIEVVTPTAFSECPSLISIDLSSNRLSRLDGTTFASLASLMVCELAGNPFNCECDLFGFLTWLVVFNNVTKNYDRLQCESPREFAGYPLLVPRPYHSLNAITVLQAKCRNGSLPARPVSHPTPYSTDTQREPDENSGFNPDDILSVEPPASSTTDASAGPAIKLHHVTFTSATLVVIIPHPYSKMYVLVQYNNSYFSDVMTLKNKKEIVTLDKLRAHTEYTFCVTSLRNSRRFNHTCLAFTTRDPVPGDLAPSTSTTTHYIMTILGCLFGMVIVLGAVYYCLRKRRMQEEKQKSVKVKKTILEMRYGADVETGSVVHAAQKLGEPPVLPVSRMSSIPSMIGEKLPTSKGLEAGLDTPKVATKGNYIEVRTGTGGDGLARPEDDLPDLENGQGSAAEISTIAKEVDKVNQIINNCIDALKLDSASFLGGGSGGGDPELAFECQSLPAATPASSGAAPGALERPSFLSPPYKESSHHPLQRQLSADAAVARKTCSVSSSGSIKSAKVFSLDVPDHPASAGLAKGDSKYIEKSSPLNSPLDRLPLVPAGSSGGSAGSGSGGGGVHHLEVKPAYHCSEHRHSFPALYYEEGADSLSQRVSFLKPLTRSKRDSTYSQLSPRHYYSGYSSSPEYSSESTHKIWERFRPYKKHHREEVYMAAGHALRKKVQFAKDEDLHDILDYWKGVSAQQKL, from the coding sequence ATGCTGCGCCTGGGGCTGTGCGCAGCTGCACTGCTCTGCGTGTGCCGGCCCGGCGCCGTGCGGGCCGACTGCTGGCTCATCGAGGGCGACAAGGGGTATGTGTGGCTGGCCATCTGCAGCCAGAACCAGCCGCCTTACGAGACCATCCCGCAGCACATCAACAGCACCGTGCACGACCTGCGGCTCAACGAGAACAAGCTCAAGGCCGTGCTGTACTCCTCGCTCAACCGCTTCGGGAACCTCACTGACCTCAACCTCACCAAGAACGAGATCTCTTACATTGAGGACGGCGCCTTCCTGGGCCAGTCGAGCCTGCAGGTGCTGCAGCTGGGCTACAACAAGCTCAGCAACCTGACCGAGGGCATGCTACGTGGCATGGGCCGCCTGCAGTTCCTCTTCGTGCAGCACAACCTCATCGAGGTGGTGACGCCGACCGCCTTCTCCGAGTGCCCGAGCCTCATCAGCATCGACCTGTCCTCCAACCGTCTCAGCCGCCTGGATGGCACCACCTTTGCCAGCCTGGCCAGCCTGATGGTGTGTGAGCTGGCCGGCAACCCCTTCAACTGCGAGTGCGACCTCTTCGGTTTCCTCACCTGGCTCGTGGTCTTCAACAACGTTACCAAGAACTATGACCGCCTGCAGTGTGAGTCGCCTCGTGAGTTTGCTGGCTACCCGCTGCTGGTGCCCCGACCCTACCACAGCCTCAATGCCATCACCGTGCTCCAGGCCAAGTGCCGCAATGGCTCGCTGCCCGCCCGACCTGTGAGCCACCCCACACCCTACTCCACCGACACCCAGCGGGAGCCGGACGAGAACTCGGGCTTCAACCCTGATGACATCCTTTCAGTGGAGCCGCCGGCCTCATCTACCACAGACGCGTCCGCGGGGCCCGCCATCAAGCTGCACCATGTCACCTTCACCTCGGCCACCCTGGTGGTCATCATCCCACATCCCTACAGCAAGATGTACGTCCTTGTCCAGTACAATAATAGCTACTTCTCCGATGTCATGACTCTCAAAAACAAGAAGGAGATCGTCACCCTTGACAAGCTGCGGGCACACACTGAGTACACCTTCTGTGTGACCTCTCTGCGAAACAGCCGCCGCTTCAACCACACCTGCCTGGCCTTCACCACGCGGGATCCGGTCCCAGGCGACCTGGCGCCcagcacctccaccaccacccattACATCATGACCATACTGGGCTGCCTCTTTGGCATGGTCATCGTGCTGGGAGCTGTCTACTACTGCCTGCGTAAGCGGCGCAtgcaggaagagaagcagaagtcTGTCAAGGTCAAGAAAACCATCCTGGAGATGCGCTACGGTGCCGACGTGGAAACGGGGTCTGTCGTGCATGCTGCCCAGAAGCTGGGTGAGCCCCCCGTGCTTCCCGTGTCCCGCATGTCCTCCATCCCCTCCATGATCGGGGAGAAGCTGCCCACCTCCAAGGGGCTGGAGGCCGGGCTGGACACACCCAAGGTGGCCACCAAGGGCAACTATATCGAAGTGCGCACAGGCACGGGTGGGGATGGCCTGGCCCGGCCCGAGGATGACCTCCCGGACCTGGAGAATGGCCAGGGCTCAGCCGCTGAGATCTCTACCATCGCCAAGGAGGTGGACAAGGTCAATCAGATCATTAACAATTGCATCGATGCCCTCAAGCTGGACTCGGCCTCTTTTCTGGggggtggcagtggtggtggggaCCCTGAACTGGCCTTCGAGTGCCAGTCCCTCCCTGCAGCCACACCAGCCTCCTCGGGAGCAGCCCCTGGGGCCCTGGAGCGTCCCAGCTTCCTCTCGCCCCCGTATAAGGAGAGCTCCCACCACCCGCTACAGCGTCAGCTGAGCGCCGACGCTGCCGTGGCCCGAAAAACGTGCAGTGTCTCTTCTAGCGGCTCCATCAAGAGTGCCAAGGTCTTCAGCCTGGACGTGCCCGACCACCCAGCCTCCGCAGGGCTGGCCAAGGGTGACTCCAAGTACATCGAGAAGAGCAGCCCCCTCAACAGCCCCCTGGACCGGCTTCCCCTGGTGCCTGCGGGCAGCAGCGGGGGCAGTGCAGGCAGTGGGAGTGGCGGGGGTGGTGTCCACCACCTGGAGGTGAAGCCGGCCTACCACTGCAGTGAGCACCGGCACAGCTTCCCAGCCCTGTACTATGAGGAGGGCGCCGACAGCCTGAGCCAGCGCGTGTCCTTCCTCAAGCCGCTGACCCGCTCCAAGCGGGACTCTACCTACTCGCAACTCTCCCCCAGACACTACTACTCAGGGTACTCCTCCAGCCCTGAGTACTCCTCAGAGAGCACGCACAAGATCTGGGAGCGCTTCCGGCCCTACAAGAAGCACCACCGGGAAGAGGTGTACATGGCCGCGGGCCATGCCCTGCGCAAGAAGGTCCAGTTCGCCAAGGATGAGGACCTGCATGATATCCTCGATTACTGGAAGGGGGTCTCGGCTCAGCAGAAGCTGTGA